One Coregonus clupeaformis isolate EN_2021a unplaced genomic scaffold, ASM2061545v1 scaf0053, whole genome shotgun sequence DNA segment encodes these proteins:
- the LOC121537323 gene encoding transmembrane protein 147, which yields MTLFHFGNCIALAYFPYFITYKCSGLSEYNAFWRCVQAGATYLFVQLCKMLFLATFFPTWEGGAGVYDFVGEFMKATVDLADLLGLHLVMSRNAGKGEYKIMVAAMGWATAELVMSRCIPLWVGARGIEFDWKYIQMSFDSNISLVHYIAMAAVVWMFTRYDLPKSFRLPVTVLLGLCVYKAFLME from the exons ATGACGCTCTTTCATTTCGGGAATTGCATTGCCTTGGCTTATTTTCCCTACTTTATCACCTACAAGTGCAGTGGATT ATCAGAATACAATGCATTCTGGAGATGTGTTCAAGCAGGAGCTACCTACCTATTTGTGCAGCTATGCAAG ATGCTGTTTCTAGCCACATTTTTCCCCACATGGGAGGGAGGAGCTGGCGTGTACGACTTTGTTGGTGAGTTTATGAAGGCCACGGTGGACCTAGCTGACCTTCTGGGCCTGCATCTGGTCATGTCCAGGAACGCTGGGAAGGGAGAGTACAAGATCATGGTGGCAGCGATGGGATGGGCCACAGCAGAGCTTGTTATGTCAAG GTGTATACCTCTATGGGTGGGTGccagaggcattgagtttgactGGAAGTACATACAGATGAGCTTCGACTCCAACATCAGCCTG GTGCACTATATCGCCATGGCAGCAGTGGTGTGGATGTTCACGCGGTACGACCTCCCGAAGAGTTTCCGTCTGCCTGTGACTGTACTCCTTGGGCTGTGTGTATACAAGGCCTTCCTCATGGAGTGA
- the LOC121537589 gene encoding cornifelin homolog A-like — translation MEKKEACKSGYGVCDRAVMSQPNTPAKWNSRILDCCIDRRVCLCGTFCSMCLACQMAERYGECFCLPLLPTTMMMMRTSMRERYNIPGSLIDDWAVHMFCGPCALCQMAREMKHQLG, via the exons ATGGAGAAAAAAGAAG CCTGCAAATCTGGATATGGAGTGTGTGATAGAGCAGTAATGAGTCAACCCAACACTCCGGCAAAGTGGAACTCAAGGATTCTGGACTGTTGCATTGACAGGAGAGTCT GTTTGTGTGGCACCTTCTGTTCAATGTGCCTAGCCTGTCAGATGGCTGAGAGGTATGGTGAATgcttctgtctccccctgctgccAACAACAATGATGATGATGCGCACATcaatgagagagagatacaacATCCCG GGCAGCTTAATTGATGACTGGGCAGTGCACATGTTCTGTGGACCCTGTGCTCTATGTCAGATGGCAAGAGAGATGAAACACCAGCTGGGTTGA
- the LOC121537591 gene encoding glyceraldehyde-3-phosphate dehydrogenase produces the protein MSDLCVGINGFGRIGRLVLRACLQKGIKVVAINDPFIDLQYMVYMFKYDSTHGRYKGEVSMEDGKLIVDDHSISVFQCMKPHEIPWGKAGADYVVESTGVFLSIDKASSHIQGGAKRVVVSAPSPDAPMFVMGVNEDKYDPSSMTIVSNASCTTNCLAPLAKVIHDNFGIEEALMTTVHAYTATQKTVDGPSAKAWRDGRGAHQNIIPASTGAAKAVGKVIPELNGKLTGMAFRVPVADVSVVDLTCRLSRPGSYAEIKEAVKKAAEGPMKGYLGYTEDSVVSSDFIGDTHSSIFDAGAGISLNDNFVKLISWYDNEFGYSHRVADLLLYMHSKE, from the exons ATGTCAGACCTCTGTGTTGGAATCAACGG atTTGGCCGTATCGGCCGCCTGGTCCTCAGGGCCTGCCTGCAGAAGGGAATCAAAGTTGTTGCCATCAACGATCCCTTCATTGACCTGCAGTACATG GTTTACATGTTCAAGTATGACTCCACCCACGGCCGTTACAAGGGTGAGGTGAGCATGGAGGACGGGAAGTTGATTGTGGACGACCACTCCATCTCCGTATTCCAGTG TATGAAGCCCCATGAGATCCCATGGGGTAAAGCTGGTGCCGATTACGTCGTTGAGTCCACTGGAGTCTTCCTCAGCATTGACAAGGCCTCT TCCCACATCCAGGGTGGTGCCAAGCGGGTGGTTGTGTCTGCCCCCTCCCCCGACGCCCCCATGTTCGTCATGGGAGTCAACGAGGACAAGTACGACCCCTCCAGCATGACCATCGTCAG CAATGCATCTTGCACCACCAACTGCCTTGCCCCCCTGGCTAAGGTCATCCATGACAACTTCGGCATTGAGGAGGCCCTCATG ACCACAGTCCACGCCTACACCGCCACCCAGAAGACGGTGGACGGCCCCTCTGCCAAGGCATGGCGCGATGGCCGTGGTGCCCACCAGAACATCATCCCTGCCTCCACCGGAGCTGCCAAGGCTGTGGGCAAGGTCATCCCTGAGCTCAACGG caAGCTGACTGGCATGGCCTTCCGTGTGCCCGTGGCTGATGTGTCGGTGGTGGACCTGACCTGCCGCCTGTCCCGGCCCGGCAGCTACGCTGAGATCAAGGAGGCTGTCAAGAAGGCCGCCGAAGGACCCATGAAGGGATACCTGGGATACACTGAGGACTCT GTTGTGTCTTCTGACTTCATTGGAGACACCCACTCCTCCATCTTTGATGCTGGCGCCGGCATTTCCCTCAATGACAACTTCGTCAAACTCATTTCCTG GTATGACAATGAGTTTGGCTACAGCCACCGTGTCGCCGACCTGTTGCTGTACATGCATTCCAAGGAGTAA